In Bacillus sp. BGMRC 2118, a genomic segment contains:
- a CDS encoding NAD(P)H-dependent oxidoreductase, with product MSKDAKKQEILDAFHFRHATKVFDPAKKISDEDFTFILETGRLSPSSVGYEPWKFLVVQNETFREKLKEVSWGAQGQLPTASHFVLILARTDARYDSEYVQNLQKNVKQMPEDLLETLKSRYRSFQENDLHLFESDRALFDWASKQTYIALGNMMTAAAQIGIDSCPMEGFSYDKVNELLEKEGYLEGGKFAISSMVAFGYRAEDPVRPKTRRAIEEVVQWIN from the coding sequence ATGAGTAAAGATGCAAAAAAACAAGAAATCCTAGATGCGTTTCATTTTCGCCATGCAACCAAGGTATTCGATCCAGCAAAGAAAATTTCAGATGAGGATTTTACATTCATTTTAGAAACCGGTCGTTTGTCTCCAAGTTCGGTAGGGTATGAACCGTGGAAATTCCTTGTTGTGCAAAATGAAACATTTCGTGAAAAGCTAAAAGAGGTATCTTGGGGCGCACAAGGACAGTTGCCGACTGCAAGCCATTTTGTGTTGATTCTCGCACGTACTGATGCAAGATACGATTCAGAGTATGTGCAAAACTTGCAGAAGAATGTGAAGCAAATGCCTGAAGATTTACTGGAGACGTTGAAGTCTAGATACAGAAGCTTTCAAGAGAACGATTTACATTTGTTTGAAAGTGATCGGGCATTATTTGATTGGGCAAGTAAACAAACATACATTGCACTTGGCAATATGATGACAGCTGCTGCACAAATTGGAATTGATTCTTGTCCGATGGAAGGTTTCAGCTACGACAAAGTAAATGAGTTGTTGGAGAAGGAAGGCTATCTTGAAGGTGGCAAATTTGCCATATCTTCCATGGTTGCCTTTGGCTATCGCGCAGAGGATCCAGTGAGGCCGAAAACTAGGCGTGCAATCGAAGAAGTCGTACAATGGATTAACTAG